DNA from Clarias gariepinus isolate MV-2021 ecotype Netherlands chromosome 11, CGAR_prim_01v2, whole genome shotgun sequence:
TGAACAGTTGACATAGAATTATATATTGAAGAGATATGTTGATAAAAATATACTCCACactgttttttataaatattttatacaaaaaaataatattttaaataaaccaaataccCTGAAAGCTATTTGAATCTTTAATCACCATAATGCATGGTATTGGTAGCCTACAGTGTATAGGCATAGCCTGTGTAATAGCATAGTATCATAATATCATAAATTAAATATCAGACATGATTATGTTTAACCTTAGCCatatttaaggtaaaaaaaaaaaaatagcctaGCCTAACAAAAAGGTGTCCCAAATTACCAGACATACTATGCCAAACTTTCAAACTTTCATCATTCAAATTTTGTCATTCAGTAATAGTTTTAGGGTgtctgcaacaacaacaacaaaaataataacaataaaaacattcacTCAAAAACACCCAAAGAGAGCACCTTCAGACAGGAATTCATAATGGTAATGCCCTAATATATTGTCTTCCCCAACGCTTTGAACATGCAGCACAATATCCTGACCTCATAAAATAGAATGTCCTGCGTAATTTTCTAATTGTTAAAATAATCTGGTATTATTACTGGATACCTGGACTGGACAGCACCTGCTTCTGttacgtacagtacagtatggggTATCTGCCTTTTTTCTCTCTGACTACTCACTTGTGCTCTTACTCCTCATGCACTTTTGTGTGGCATTTTCCACGTGGTTTATCAGATTTATGGTATTAGCACAATACCTTACCAACATTTACCATGTCATATCTGTGCTTCTTTGTTGTGCACGAGGTTTAAATAGATCAAAACACTGCTTTGCTTGCTTTCTGCCAGTCCGCTATTATTTAACATGTagactctgtctctctgcatGCCTTACTACTGCCTTTCCAAGACGGAGGGACAGGCGGAAGGAAAAATAGTTCCTACCCCAAAcagcaatttaaaaacaatattaaataaaatgtagataataataataaccactaCAAGACAGCGCATATTATTCCTTTTTGAATGTTAGGGTCGATTCTTAAAAACTGAACCATCAGGATTAAAAGTATGGATACTTTGGTCTGAATGGATACTCCCATCCTTACTACGCACCAAACGAGCACAGGATACACCAGGCAGTCTAGGATAGGCAAGACTATCTCCAGCATCAGTGCTTAGGAATCTCTGGCGCGTCAACTGTGGGTAGGTACAGTTAATTAATCACCAGTCAACTTTGTGTAAAGCTAGGATTTCTACAAGTTGTTGACACATTATAAATAACGCTTCACTTAAGCCAGGACACACCAGGAAAGATAAGGATAAAGTCAGTCATTTTGCGCTGGAACTGTAATTGTGCACTTATAGAATATGTAACTGTAAGGTGTGAGTCATTGCATAGGCGGATTTAGATATGTGTAACATGGGCAACCATCCAGGGCGACATCTCGTCGCGCGCGGCTCAGAGTGCGCGCAAAGGAAAGTTTAAGAATAGTGATAACATTTGCGCAATCGGTTTTCTATCGATTGTTTTCACTTTCGTTTTTTCCATGTCCCGGTGTGGATCTATTATTTAAGTTCTTGTCTAAACCCTGAGTCTAGTTTGTAGTCGGGACAGGGTAATGATTGGAAAGGTACAGGGTGGAGTGGGAGGTGGCCAGCGGACATCCCGTCAAAACTCCCcagagtgaaggtgctgctcatgccttacatgctgtgtgcttaataaagtactcccagccattgcattgggtagcaaataagctcactcgtctctccagcattcttcccggcgtaaaaacgctacattggtgtcagaagtgggatggagaataacgggttcgagcgcacaaaggaggaccttctaaaaatccaagcgggccgccgagtagcggagcgactactcgcgcagaagaagcgttttcctggcggagctagcgcgagcacaccacgtcaaccaacgcggagcgggaagcagaaaatcccggcgctagatctcggggcggaggctggcgctgcgcaagagccggagcaagatacagctccgtgcgccgttagccggcaaagcgacctgccgctgcgcgaggccgagcgcgctgagcccattgcggcggaagagccgagcgaccgcccgcagctcagtggcgctcggttcgtgaacctagccggggacagggctacccgtcgcggctaggcaacgagcagctctccgacgtttcgcgccgaggcgacggcgcgggtgatcgtaaggaggcgctgcgcgaggtcgagcgcgctgagcccataatggcggcacatcacggcgaaagagccgagcgaccgcccacAGCTCAGTGGTGCTTGGCAGGTGaacctcgacaccgcttccgagattccgcgacgacgccgaggccagggaccgccggactaccgctgcaacgttctcaggcctgagggacagccggactaccgcttcaacgttctcaggcctgagggacagcgtacaccagcagccgctaaactagcgccgggtggatggttggggagccccgcggggctttacatcgactgtgggctggacggcgtcttactgcgggcgctcgtggacaccggctccactgtttcccacgggttgtggaactgtgaaccgctcatcgccaggcagaagggccccacccagcgctcgcgggcaccgctgcaagacttttgggtgggggcacctatggggcgaatgggcgtggacactcacagccagctcggctctccgatgtcatctaccgggtgcggttggcagggcgggcacgagttttgccccaccgggaccgtcttgcgcctcaccagccgcacgccgtgGAACCATCGAACtttggaggccggaccgcctcaggactacattcgcgtttacccctcacctgccaaaggacgccggcgttcccaccgccagcgccgaccgcctccacgcctccgaaacggagttcgtcatggtgaccagggatggtcacagctcgggtgggggcagtgtggcgtgggcggggcggcggctgacgaccagcatgccttgcggggatgtcggtgtgtgttcaccatgttggggaaaggtgtttgggttggtggcttcggccctgtttgtgtgagggggtgtgacgtgtgaaatgtgctccagttcaagctagtgctgaattggatgaaggctcctgagtgaaggtgctgctcatgccttacatgctgtgtgcttaataaagtactcccagccattgcattgggtagcaaataagctcactcgtctctccagcattcttcccggcgtaaaaacgctacagtattattcataatactgtatataggcttatatatatatatatacacacacacacacactaccagtcaaaattttggatttttatttctttccacaaaACAATTACATGACTACAACTGTCATATTCCTTTGTGTCAAGCCATTTTTAAACATAGGGGACTAGGCTTGGGtcaaaaaggactggactgttgctcttttcagataaaagtaaattttgcatttcagttAGAAATTACAGTCCCAGCAGGACTATATAACGTATAGGTTTCaacttttgaattaaattattgaaataaataaactgcacCTGTGTGTATACGGTATATCATTATGTAATATCATGtaataatactattattatgtaatttttaATAGTGAATTTTAATTGCTAGGTCTTATGTGAGCTCCAGCCAGGTGCAATGACTGATGGGTAATTTTGCTTGTCCACTTTTGGCAGTGATGGTTGTCATTTGTTCCCCATAACTGTCACAGTTCCCTTAAAACTAAGCAGTATCACTTCCTTTTACCCTTACCTTAGATGGCTGAAACATGCCTACATGTTTAGTCTACAAACCATTTCGCACATGAATACCCCCACAATATTGCTGAGTTTTCCTCACGTTTTGTAGAGAACCCATAAATTTTATCTCTAAGCAACCTAATGTTTGCTTGTATTTGTTGTTTAACGCAGCAGTGTCAGCCTCTAGTGTAATGTGTACCCCACTGCTATGCAGAATACTATGCATACCATAGCTTTCAGAAAAACAGTGTTGAGACACTCACAGtgcacatttactgtacatcactcaCCAAACACAAAGCTCACTGTCTCACAAGTTTACTGCCATTtcttactgaaataaatgaataaatacataaaaatgttttccacccaaatataaacagataaatattttttataatttattgtcATGTgagctttttttcttataacTGCTGTAAATGAAACTAGGAATCGTAAACAATGTATAAATATCTCATATGAGTTTATGTGCTTGAAAGTATAATTTGTTTTCAGAATGTTGCTGTTCCACATCGATTGATAATTGATTAAGATTGTTAATCAATTACATTACTTGACTTCTAGTAGAGTCATTAGAGTAATTTGGTCAGCAACAGATATCAGCTTTCAGCTGCCAGCTATACTCAACTTCTTTTGTCGTCATACTGTTCTTTTAAGTTATAGATcccatttcttttttccactgtccatagctactgtatgtatgtgcacTTATAGACTTGTGCTTTGCTCGAAATCTTTGGAACACCCAGTCAGGCTTTTGTTTCTTTGGTAGCTTTCAGTATCTAAGAATCATTGTTCCTGATTTATTAATCCATGCTCTCTATTTATCAATCTGTGCACATGCTTTAGTAATCTCAATAATCTCCATCCCCCGACTTCCATCAGGACATGTCTCATGCTCCATATATCAAATCAAAGTAAACCTGTATTAAATCAGGTTTGTAACCTGTTTTAAGTGATGCACATGAAAGAGGGACTCGAAGATCATGAAGCATGCAAATGCACAATCCTTGCACACAGTTTATTAAACTGGGAGCATAATTTAAGTAATCCCCGTCCCcaggtttttaaataatattctaatagaattttgtgtgcatgcattataaattaatgctttaaatttattaattagcACAATCTTACCCCAGTTTTAACagccccctcttttaatttcaAATTAATAAGAGAACAGACCCAACATTTGGTAAGacataaacaatgcattattgTTACTTGCACCTGTTTTAATCAAAGGTGTTGTGTGACAAAGTAAAATAGTATTCGGGTCACTCTGCCCCATGGAATGTGTGTTTTCCACTTGTGATTCATGACTAGAAAAAATTTGCTCGTGCCGGAAAATTTGAAAGACTGTAATTGCTTCTTAAAAGAAGGAGTGTGTATTGCTGTTAGgattacatgaactgaacagGTTAATCAAGGTTCTGTGTaactgaaaataattaattttacttaatagtttttttttttttattttttttacatttagatcACACATGGGCAACAAAACTTGCTTCTATGgtgaaaacaatttattttttatgaactaTTATAAAAACTCATGTTTGTCAAGCTTGTGGTGTTTACAAACAAAAGTTGGATTGTAATGcctatttttccttttatttaaatacaaatacaaataatttttctGCTTTGACTAATAAACACAGTGTGCTCTTTGTACATCCCTATTATTTATGtctacttacagtacataaaaaagCTTGCCTAAAACATATGTAGTCTTATagtattattaacattttatcttATATCTTGACCATTCTAGTGTCAGatctgtttatttacattcattttggCCTGAGAAGATGAAAATGTTGCTGCTACTGGATATAATAATTTATGGTACAgtgtgtttaaaactttttatgtaTAGAAAAATACTATTGTGTTATGAGCATTGGTATAAACTAACATACCAATTCTTTCACACAGGCATCCTATTTAGCAGAACATGGAAAATGAAAAGTTTGCTACTACTTAAAATACTACTTCATGGTACAGTGTGCTTCAAGCTTAAATTCTTTTAATGTTTAGCACCAACAGTATGTTGTGAACACGAAATAAACTACTAACATAAATTTCACACACAGGCATCCTGTTTAGCAGCACCTGGGCCTGGTCAGTACACATGCCATCAAGCATTTCTGGTCTACACAAATCCTGCCTTGTTATACCATGTACATTCTCCTATTCATACTATCCACCCTATAACCCTTATCGGATAGTGTGGTATCAGTATGTTGACCGTGGATATCCTCTAGTGCTTGACAGTTGGAACCCTTATTCAGTGATTGAAAGGTACAGAGGAAGAACCAGCTTATATAAAGGAACATATAGGGACTGCAGTCTACTGATTAAAGACCTTAGATATTCCCATGATGGAGACAGAATATATGCTTGGATCGACCCGGAAAATGTTGGATGGAGAACTTACAAATTCTATGATGTCACTACACTAATTCATGTTCAATGTAAGTGTTACATTCACTTAACATTTATCCAATAAATGAGTCCATTCACTTACCATTTGTCCAAaaaatcctatttatttatttgtatgtttgtttgttgattgaTTATTGTTTAATTGTAAAAACACAGCTTTACTATAAGTAATATTTAAAagccaaatgtttttttctccattttttatGACAGCGTCTGCACCAAAGCCCATAGTTGACATCTCTGGAGGTTATAAAGTTGATGAAAAAATTACAGTTCGATGTATAACACATCACACCTGTCCTAAACATGCCCCCTCTCTAAGTCTGAGTGGGATACAAAAAACATCTGACAGTTTGACAGACTACCCTATTGGTAATGGCAATTGGAAAATCACGCTAACGCGCGATGGGGTTGTCGAGTCAGAAATGCACCGAGTTGATTGTTCTGTTACACACAGTGGTGGGCTCTCAGCATCCACTACCAAAATACATAATGCAGAGTGTAAGTAATATTTTTACACTGTGTATTTCTAAATGCATATTGCATATTGTCTGTTTAAAGGGGGTTTGttaagtgcattttctgcttattttgtgtgtgcaaagtaatgaaatattacagtaaatacatcTGTTTTGGGGTAAATACATCTGTTTCTGTACAATTTTATTTAGATGTATTGTCTTGCATAATGTGTTAATTGTATCATGTGTGTTTTAGGTTCCATTAATCAAGCCCAGATTACTCCTGACTCAAACACAGAGTTTCTAGAGGGTGTGGAACAAGACATTGTTTGCTCTGTTACATACATGTGCTCCAGTGCCCGGCCTCAAATTACTTGGAACGATGGAATCTTAAATGGAATTAACACTTACATTCGCAAGCAGGGAATAAAATATGAAGCTAGATCTACATTAAAGTTTAAAGCAAAGGCTGATGATCATAGGAAGACCATTACCTGCCAAACAAACTTTAAAGGGATGGTTCAAAGAGTGAAAATTACTTTAAGAGTCAAGAGTGAGTATGAGTTTCTGGGGTTAAGGACTTTTTAGTCACTTGTGTCCTTCTCTGTTTTTTCTTGACTGCATATGTATGCATACaacttttaaatgcatttagcGCATTCTTCAAACtgctaattaattttaattcattaatgagaaaatgaatacatttaaggCTTAAGGTTAGACCTACAGGCATGTGTAGCAGTTTTGTGTATTTCTGTTGTGTCTCTTATGAGCTGGTATTGCTCATTTTTGGATTTTTAGATATTGGGTATTGTATCATAAAAAAGGTATAGTAAACatttatgtgtattttttatttgtagggTCAACGGGCTCACTTGACTGGTGTTTCACAATGCCCAGTGCAATCAATGGCATTCGAGGGTCCTGTGTGGTCATTCCCTGCAGTTATAAATTCAAAACCTCTGATCGTAGTGGTGTAGATGTGAAATGGTATTCAAAAACACTTACCACATCAGATCTGATATATAGCCAATCATCTCACAATATCATTCCTAAGTTCAAAGGGAAGACAAGTTTATATGGATCCTCAAATGAAAAAAACTGCAGCTTAAAGATCCAGCCTCTTGACATGTCACATAATCAGGAAAGACTGTTCCCCTGGATGGACCAGAATCCTCCTGATACTTACCACCGAAAAAATGTTGCTGAGGAAACTATTGCTCTTGAGGTGACAGGTAAATTCTATGCTTTTACTAGGTTCAGGaatatatcaatataatataaaatctgtcaaatgttttacatttactttctatttataattatttatggaaaaaaggaaaacaaagatAATAAACACTCACTAAGCACTTTACTAGGAAAACCTAAAAGTAATCTAATCagccaaataattttttatcagCAGTGCAGTGCAAAAATCATGCTGTTAAAGATACATAAACGATGATCTCTACAAGAAGAGTATAGTATTGCAGGTTTAAATTGTAGGAATCTGAAGATTGCAACCCTCTGCATGGGTGATTTTTTGTCTTTACAGATACTGTTGAGAAACCACAAGCAGAAGTTCTTGGTAGGGCTACAGTTGGCGAGCCTGTGACATTGTCTTGTAGTGTGATACACACCTGTCCTCCAAAACCCCCAACACTCAGCTTCAGTATATCACGTGGGTCTTCACGTTTTATCCACACACCCTTATATCATGGGAAATGGAAGACGACAAAAGAGATTACGTGGACAGTTGAGGAAAATGA
Protein-coding regions in this window:
- the LOC128533308 gene encoding myelin-associated glycoprotein-like, with translation MKMLLLLDIIIYGILFSRTWKMKSLLLLKILLHGILFSSTWAWSVHMPSSISGLHKSCLVIPCTFSYSYYPPYNPYRIVWYQYVDRGYPLVLDSWNPYSVIERYRGRTSLYKGTYRDCSLLIKDLRYSHDGDRIYAWIDPENVGWRTYKFYDVTTLIHVQSSAPKPIVDISGGYKVDEKITVRCITHHTCPKHAPSLSLSGIQKTSDSLTDYPIGNGNWKITLTRDGVVESEMHRVDCSVTHSGGLSASTTKIHNAECSINQAQITPDSNTEFLEGVEQDIVCSVTYMCSSARPQITWNDGILNGINTYIRKQGIKYEARSTLKFKAKADDHRKTITCQTNFKGMVQRVKITLRVKSEYEFLGLRTF